From the Coffea eugenioides isolate CCC68of chromosome 1, Ceug_1.0, whole genome shotgun sequence genome, the window AACCTCCACCCCAACCCCATCCCGTCCAATCTCAAATAAAGACTCAAGCACAGGTCCAACCGCATGGGGCTACCTTAATTCATTCTCAACCTTTGGCCCCACAGGGTCAGAACCAGGTTCAAGCTAATCCACAGCAGTTACTTCACCCTGCTGTGCAATCTCATGCTCAAATTCCAGCACAGGCTAACTCTATACCTGGACTTCCAGCTCCTCAAACCCAGCATTATAACCAGCCCCAGGCCCAGCCCCAGCCCCAACCTCATCCTGTGCAGCCTCAGCCACAACATGTTCAGGCTCAATATCAGCAGCCACATCTACCAATGCACCATCCACAGCCTTCTCTGGTTCATCTCCAATCTCATATGCTGACTCAGACCCAGCCGCAAGCTCAAGCTCAAGCTCAATCTCAACCACATCCACAGCTCCAGCCCCAACCTCAACCACAAGTCCAGCCCCAACCACAGCTTCAACCACATTTGCGGCCTTCACTTCCCAATCAACCTACTGTTCCAAGTGCCCAGCCCCAGCCTTTGCCTTCCTCCGGGCATGCTGTTTCTGGATATCAATCCTATTTGCAGCCTCAGCCCCTCCAGCAACAACCAATTCCTGCTCATCCTGCCAGTGTTTCTTTACCCTCTGGTCAAATACAAGGTCAGGTTTTTCCCCAACCACCATTGATGCGTCCTCCATCACAGGTTCCAGTGCTTAATCAGCAACAAGCTCAGTTTCAATCTCAAGTTCAAGTTTCTAGCATGACTACTACTCAGCAGCAGCAGTTCCATCCTCAAGCTCCACAGCTGAGCCACCCTAATCAACAGCACCCTGTTATTCACTCAAATCAGCAGGGGTTGCCTCAGCAATATGCACAACAACAGCCTTTTTCTAACTCTGCTCAGGGTCAGTTGAGTCATCACAATCTTGTACAACAGCAGTCTCAGCTACGCCCACAAGGCCCACCTCCTATGATGCAGCAAAGTTTTAATGCCTATCCCCAGTTGCAGCAAAATGTTGCAAATGCTCCTGGTGTACAATCTCAGCAACCTCATAACTATGTTGGAAGACCTCTGATGCCACATCAAGGTGCACCATCTCAGCCTCAGCCTTTTCAACAGTCTTCTAGTGGTTTTATTTCTGGAGCTCAAATCAGGCATGGTCAATTTGGCCCGTACCAACAATCTCCAAATCAGAATTACGCAAATAAGACCAATAACCAGCTGCTGACAGCTTCTGATCAGCAAATTCTTCAGTCTGGGATGACTTCCACATCCGGAGTGCTGCTGAGGCAGGGTGACGGTGTTTCTGATAAAACAAATGTTGTGTTTGAAGCAGGGTTGCCTTCTCAGAATGATGCTGAAAAGGTTGCAAATGCTTCTAGAGTTGATTCTGTTGAAATGAAGCCTCTGAAATCTGATGTAGGGATAAGTTATGAGCAAGATGCAGCCAGAGAAAGCACTGAAAATTCTAGAAAGAGTGAATCTCTTGTCAGGGATGCTGGCAGTGAATTACATGGAGGAATAGATGGTTCTGGTCAGCCTTTAACCAAGTTACCTTTGAAGGAAGAGCGTATTGGGTACTCCTTAGAGCATTCTTCTGATGTAAAGTCAAATGAAGTAGCAAAACAGCGAGATACTATAGGTGATGTCCGGACTGATGATGTAGAACCTCACAAGGATCAGAAGGCAATATTTGTAAAAGCTGGGGATGAGAGCTTGCAGGCTAGTACTGGGCCTGTTAATCAGCAAAAGTCTGCTGGACCTCCGATATTGCAATCGGGACCTCCTGTTGGACCTCCATCTCGTACACAACTTCCTGGATATCCAGCTATGCCGGGGAGGCCTCAAGGATCTGGACTTTTGCCTCAACCTAGGCAACCGTTGAACTCAAATGAGCAATTCCAGTCACCATTGCTTAGACAACCTCATGATGTACTCCCTGGAGGGATCCCTGCTTTAGGTTCCACAGCCACATTTGGTAGGGCACCTGTTCCTTTTGGTCCTCCTCAGGGGCCTGCCTTGACTGCTTTACCTCCTGGTTCAGCTGATCCTCGAGGTGGGATAATGGGAAGAGCCCCTCAGCATGGTCCAGCAGAAACTGAAATGTTACCGAAGCAGAGGCAGAGCCACTTTGATGGAGAACACACAAAGATACCTGGATCTTTTGAGAGAGGTCCTCTAGGGCATCCTTCTGGAGTTGAACCAAATGCTTTGCGGATGAATGGAAAGCTGGGGCTTGAAGAATCTTCACTTGGGTCACAGGATGACAGGTTCAAGGCTTTGCCTGGGGAGCATTTGAACCCTTTTACAAGGGAACCTACTTGGCCTCGGGATCTAGGTGCATTATTTTGCTACCTTTTCATTCGTAGATTCATTTGGCTTGCGTGTCTTGGCTTTTCTGCTTATTGCGACTCTTGATGGTTATGGTATCAATGCAGGATCAAGGCCACTTGACAGGGCACCTCATGGGTTGAACTATGATGCTCGGCCAACATTGGATTCCGCTGGAGGTGGGCCTGCGTCTAGAATGCTGCCTCCATTTCATCCTTCTGGTGGTATGGATTTTTTTGGTGATATACACAGAATACTGTTTCCTTTCATGATATAATTACTGAAGAAGGGTGGAAACTGGTTATACTAATTGATATGCTATTGGCCCAGGTCCTGGAATGGCTAGGCATGATGTGGAACATTTGGTTCCGAGAAGTCCTGATAGGGAATACCTCGGCATGAAAGCACACTCACATGGTGAAGGATCCAGAAGGAATCTGCCTTTAGATCCTCAAGGTAATCCAATTCTTGAAACCAGATTTCTCCCTCTGCCAGGTTATCAGCAAAGAGGTGACCATGAAGGTCCAGAGGCTTTGAGATATGGTGAGCATAGGGTTCCCGGTCCTCAAGATCATATCAGGAGAACTGATCTGTTTGGTCAAGATATCCGACCTAGCCATTTCCGGAGGGGTGAGCTTTTGGGTCCTGGGAATTCAACAAGTAATTTTGGTCCCTTTCCTGGTCACGCTCAGATGGGAGAGATTTCTGGGCCCACAAATCTCCCGCATAACTTCCAGTATGGCGAACCATTTGCAGGAGATAAACCAGGTGGTCAACAACTTGGTGAACCTGGTTCTAGGGGCAGTTTTTCACTCCAGGGATTTCCAAGTGATGGGCCTTATGCTGTAAGTCTCTGTATTATTTTCCCAAGGCTGATCTTTTTGCTCTTAGTATATTGGTTTTGTTTGGAAAGTAATGGTAGAAGAGTACTACACTATGCCTCTGGCTTTGTTGAGCACTATGACTTGGTTTTTCAGGGCAACATGAGTACCTTTGATAACtcaagaaagaggaaaaatatGAGCATGGGATGGTGTCGCATATGCAAAGTGGATTGTGAAACTGTGGAAGGCTTAGACAGGCATTCACAATCAAGAGAGCACCAGAAGATGTCTCTCGACATGGTTATGAGCATCAAGCTGCAGAATAAGAAGAAATTTAAGTGAGTAAACTAGTATAAAAATGTAATGGTGCTGGATgtggaataagaaatttttttactttttgtttaatcTTGTAGGGCTTCAAATGATCGTGGTGGACGTGAATTgggaaacaagaaaagaaacattGGTCAAGAGGGTCGTGGCAAGAAGCCTTGAAACCCAGCCTCCCATTGGTATGTGGGATGTGGGAGTCTTGAGTTGTAGCTTTCTTGAACGAAATTAGTGTGTAGCAATCTAGGTGATAcatctttctttgttttatttctgGTTATGGAATGGTTTATATAAGTTTGGCACCTTGAGTTTATGCTTTGTTACTGGAGATAGTTTTTTCATATTTTGGATCCGAAAGCAGTTATGGTAGTTAATTTTATTTCCTGCATGGTTTGGGTATTTAACTCTGTCTAGGTAGTCTTTGTCTACTTATATCCTTCCAGCAGTAGTGACATTTGGAGCCTATGTTTATGTCTTTCCATGGTTACTGTAACTGTTGTTGAGCTTCCTGCTAGGGGTGCTGTAAATGGTTATATTGATCTCTTGGGACATCGGTACCTTTGTTCGATATTGTAATGCTGAAGATGGAACTCCCTTTTTTAGCACCTTGCAAatgaaatattaatttttaattctGTCTTAACTGATATGGAGAGATTTTGGATAAGAAAAAATGTATCATGTGTTGATGAATACAGTTGGCAGCTCATTAAAATAATTCTCTCGTTCTTctaattttttagtttttgagCTAGTTCTTTTGCAGGCAGTTGTTCTCTTTAGGCTTTCTCTTGGTGTTTGGTACTATAAAAATCACTATTGGCTACTTCAACTAATTGGACTTTAGAAGTCTTATATAATTATGAAAAATCACTATTGGCTACTTCAATCATTAGAAGTCTTGTATAATTATGAAGATACGTGTCCTTTTTGTCAGTCATAACAACAGTAAAAATGCCTTTTTGATACATGTCAGCCTGTTAGATGATCCTCTCTAACCTCCACTCTTTGTTTTTTCCGCCTTAGTTTCGCTTGCTATTTAGTTCCTAGATGATTCGTACTTCGATTTTGTTCAACTCTATCTCAACCTGTCTGAGGTTTACAGTtgctcttttttcttccttttcatttaATGCTTTGCATTCTCCTTCATACTTTTTCCTGACGTTGGTAGTGTGTCTGATCATTCTTTTCAGTATTTAGCTTTTAAATCAGGGGAAGGGAAATTCTATAACTTAGAGCTGTTGCTCTTTTGTGTGCAAATAACCACAATATATGTGCAATATGTCAGAATGAGATGTATTTTCATGTCTTTCAGTGGTTTATGGTTATGTTGGTGAAATACTGATCTTTCTAGTTAAGATTAAGAATTTGCAACTTATAAAAGAAGTTTAAGAAACTGTAAAACTGTCATACTGGTTAAATTAACAATACCTAGAGAGGGTATTCTAGGTGCATTTGAGGTTCCACCATAAATCTTACAGTCGCGGATTCAGTTCCGTCCGACTTTTCTCTTGGGTTACAGAGCTCTTAATATTGCAGTGGAACATTATTAATGTTTTGGCTGGGAAATGAAATATATATCTACCCCATGGACTGGATTAATGTATTGCATGATAATGATAATGTTGCTGCTGGTATAGTGACTCGATCTGAAGTTGAGAAATTTAGAAACATTACAAGAACATCTTTGAAGATTTTTTGGTCAATATAACCAATTTTAGATGAAATCCTAAGCACTAGAGGAGCCCTTCTatggttttgagaaattaaataagccagaaaGGGAAGAGATGCCAAGCCATTTTGATAGGCAGAGTCATGTAGCAACTAAATGTGTTCTCATATAGGTCATGCTGTTCTGAAATTTATGCAGCACTTGAATAATATTGTACCCAATAGCTTGAGGAAGGATTACATTTAAGTGGATGCAGACTCTCTTAGAAATATTGGCTGAAACATGATGGAGAGCAACTGGGAATTTTGGTTGTTTgaacttttgcttttatttgtcTTCTTCTGCTCGGTAAATTTAGTCTCAGTTTGATAAAAGAACCGCTGCAAAAGATGCGGAGTACAAATGAAAGTATACTAATTATTGAGAAAGCTCCATTAAACTTGAAGAAGTTTACATTGGCTAATTTTTGTGGCTAGGCAGCATTTCTCCGTTTAAATGCAATTACGATGACTAGCAAGTATAATTGGTTGATTGATCACATTTAATTGAATGCACATATTTGCACCAAACTAAGGATGTGCATTAGAGTGAATAATGGAGGATCCTTGGTCTAAGGTATACCAATGGTTCTGGCTCAGGATCATGTCAAACATGATAACTACACAATTTCAGACATGGTTAAAATGCTAATCATCACGTGGCATATTCAGATCATGGAGGTTCCAACTTCTTTTAAGATACCCTTTTCCGATGAAAAATGCTTTAAGTGAAACAGACTTCTTATATTGGTTTTTGAATTTGCTAATACGTTCCTGTATCATTGCCTTATTTCCTGTTACAAGGGGCATCAAGCTAATCAATTTCTAGTTGCCTTGCACAATAGCTCTTTTATAGAAAAAGTTTTAAGCATGGGGACCAACCACACATTCATAAGATTTTAGCTACCCTAAGTAGTGTGATAGATGTCAGGTAATCAAATTTAAAAGATGGTGATTGATTTAAGCTATTTTAGAACAATTTGTTTATAAAGTTAATAATGgagcaaatttatttttggaacATGATAATCTGTAACAAACTCAACAAATTTTGACCCCTGTGAAATAAATGAAGGATATCTGGCAATGGAATACTATAAGCTCAATACAGAGGATATCATAAACTTCTGGAAGGTTTAAACCATTTAGCACACTAATCTGCCTACGTACGTTCCACCTGTATCCAAGGGTGCAAGAATATCTGGCGAActtcttccaaaatttttttattatagtaTAGATTGACAAACTATTTTCATCTGTGATTATTGTCAAAGCCCAACATGTGACAACCATGCAGTGTTGGTATAATTCCTGGCATATGACACCTGTCTTGGGATTAGTTTAGTATTTTGTGTTTTAGATTCTTTTCAGATTGACATAATTACTAATTGCTTTTTTAATTAAATCTGCTAGCCCTTTGAAGATGATATAGATTTATAGAATGGCCAGGCCATCATATGTCAAAGTTATAATCTGATCTTACCTGGAGAGATGACTTGTTCAGTACGGCGCTATTAGAATTTCATTAGTTTAataatcttttttattttcttttctataaAGGTCTCATTCTCTATCCTATAGCAGtatctctttttttctttttcttttttgttaatttatgaAGTCAAGTTCTAAAGTTTCTCCGTTCTTTTATCTTTTGGtggttgaattttttttcctataATAGATCTTTTCAATACAACATATCTTTTttgggagaagaagaagagaaaaaaggatGACAGTTCTGCAGAATGGTTTACGGGCCTTTTTTCTGATGGTAAGGATTTTAACAACACAAAAAGTTTATCTAtttgtgtttcttttttttttgagttgtgTTTCTGGTTCAATTGCTACCTCGCTAGTGCTATTTCAAGTTTCTTCTTGACAACTTTTAAGAAGAAGATTCTAAAGCTTTTGCTATTCAAGTTCCAGAAAAGTGGACGATTTAAGACAATCTTTTGCACCGGCAAATCGATGGTAAAGTAGTTGTTAGGACCTTAATTCCACGTGAGTCCTCCCTCGAGACATTGAAGTCTGTTTTAAGAATTTATTCCATTGTGAGCACACGGGACGATTGCATGTCAAGAGTGGAGTAAGTATAGATACTTTGGAAGGAAACTGGCATATAAGTTTGAGCATTTACCAAAAAGGACTAATAAACGAAGGAAATAAAATAACAGTAATAACTTTTCAATTAACAGTAATGATGTGAACAACAATTTGAAGGGAAAAAAGATTTCATTACCACTTCTCTACACGTGTGTTGGGTCTACAGTCCAACATGTACCTTTTGGTCATAATTTGAATTATCCACTTTGATTAGCCTTTCATCGTGCATGTTGATTAATGCACTTAATTCATTCCTTATTTGACTGAGAGAGAATATTGCAATCTTTTCTCTACCATGTAAATTGTATTGGGCATGTATGCGTAAAATTTGTCAGGTACAATATTCTATGATGTTTCTGAGGAagtcaaatattttttttcccttttttttgttggggggggggggggtggtgaGGGGAGTGCTTAAAGATTGTGGACCCATCAGAATTAAAGACAATAAGTAGGATTAACCTGGCAGAAATAATGGCAGCATTGGATTATGTACCTGTCAGCATTAATTAAGACCCAACCATTCTATCTACCTGTGATGGCTGCTTACCTAGTATGGCCCATGTTTTCTGTGAGGGATTTAATGAGATACCAATCTGACGATCTCTCTTAGTCTTTTATAATCTTCAAGCTGGTATTTTAATTTACCATTGTGGAGAATGGGGTACAGTAGGTCTTGAGTTGAGCTTTATCGGGCAATGACTTAAGTGTACAGTTCGTCTTCATGTGGCTGGTAATGTCTAACTTTAGgtattcttaaaaaaaaaagaaaacgttTTTATCATGCAGAAGGCAAGATAGAATTGGGTGATAGTTTCTGTATTGCAAAAGGTTTCTAGTTGGGGACACAACATGGGACGTAAACAGTTTGGGACATTCTTTTTATTTACAAAGGGTATTTTTAATTCTGTACTGCCTTGGCCCTGTTaagatggaggaaaataatTATATTGCATATCTACGAGGCTAGTGAAGTAACCAAAAAAAGTAATAATTGTGTTGCATGTCTATGTGACTACACACTGTCTGGTGAGGCATTTGCAACCTTAACTTCCTTGTACGCCCTTTCACTGAGACAGCATATATACCATAGTTTGTatgaattttgtaaaaagaaaattatgattAAAACACATAATAGGCTTCTGTTCTATTATATTCAGCGTATAGTGCAGATGGTGAAACCTTCAACTTTTGTACTTATATCTTGATATCATTTGGAGAAACTCTTATGTTCTATGCATTTTCTTTGTCATAAAAAGTTGGGGCTTAAAGTGAAGCTACGGGATGAGCTTTCTTTAATGGATCTTGGGCATCGATTACTGCTTCTCCGTTGGGGTTTCCAGGTTTGAGGTATTTCTCATGTTGTGGAGTTTTTGTTACATTGCTTGGTGCCTCCAAAATTTTTCCCTAAAAGCTTAATTGTGGCTTGTATCTCCAATTGTTTTGTCTGGCGACACACACTGTGATTCCATTAGCTTGTTTTTGACGGTATTCTGCAACAAAATTTGAAAGtagattttggttaataaaaTGTTTCAAACTTCCATGGGTCTGCTTTGTATGTTCTTGCAGCTGGGAATAGGCAATTCTTGAAAATGTGGGTGAGCAGATTTAGCAGAATATGtctttttgcaattttcagaaaATTTTGGGTCGCCTTTGGTAATCAGTAATTGTTCTTAGTGAAATAAGCTGGTCCAATATGAGTTTCTTTTTGTATAGAGGGTTTGGTTCTGAGCATTGAAGTCTTTTTGCTACTTTTTGTTGACTATCCAAGGATGGACTTCACTTCAAGTGGGGAAATGCTGtaataaaatcaagtaaagCAATCTTTTATAGCTAGACATTCTGTGGCTAATTAACTTTGGATAGTTTGCATAATTGAACAACTTGAATTAGTGAGTTCACTATTCTGCTGTGTCTACCCAGTTTTATAGACTGCGCCTGATTCTTTAATAGGAAACAGTAAAACAATCTTTGGGTATAGTGTGTGTAATTAATTGGTTAGCTTAAATTTGGCACCGCTATCAgctttttgacattttagatgCTGAAATTGTATTGGTGGAAGATTTAAATGATTACCACTTTTTGGAAATTACCACTACATGTTACTTATTGACCTTAGAAATCCTCTAAAAATCAAAATGGGATATGCTTCCCTGACTTCATTAATTATTAGGAAAGTTGTAACCTGCTGAATATTTTATGATCTTCATTAATTCTAGGGAGATATAAGCTTTGCTTTCTTACTTGAAAAAGGAAGAACTATCtgaggcttttttttttcccaattcgaATTTTTGTTTTAGCATATATCAAACAGTGACAAATTAGGTTGAGAATAGTGGGTTGAGTTGTGGTATTGAAGGGTATGGAAGTTTCACGTTTAGGTTGGTGCTGTCTGAAGTTTTTTCTAACTAGGATCTTTTGGAACTTTTACATATTAAAGATTTTTTATGGTTGTGGATGCTTGTACTGCTTGTAGCTATTTTCAAATCTGATGCTATagtaggaaaaaaaagaaacacgAAAAACTGATCAGTTCCTGGCTATCAGTCATAGCCACGGAATACTGAAAGGTGAAATTTAAAGGTTTTAGAAAGAATAATTGATGCTGCTTGTATTTTTGTTTGCTAGCTGTTTCAGTTACTGTCGG encodes:
- the LOC113753464 gene encoding trithorax group protein osa-like, encoding MGFDIECIIDIQKYPGEYFCPVCRTLVYPNEALQSQCTHLYCKPCLAHVANNTRACPYDGYLVTESDSKLLIESDKALAENIGKVKVRCLYHRSGCTWEGPLSECTLHCSGCSFGSSPVICNRCGVQIVHRQVHDHAQSCPGVYQVQQADAAQVVASSGLTAATGAANQNQATSQAGALTSKAQISHIAPPPLVPGQNSNQQANANSQAPATVPTTDQWYQQQYQQYYQQYAGYDPYQQAYTQYYPYQQLAVQQYPPQVLGQQPQIQVYAQAAAQVQPPSSSQPQVHPQTQSQPQNPGQPMAQAQPPPQPHPVQSQIKTQAQVQPHGATLIHSQPLAPQGQNQVQANPQQLLHPAVQSHAQIPAQANSIPGLPAPQTQHYNQPQAQPQPQPHPVQPQPQHVQAQYQQPHLPMHHPQPSLVHLQSHMLTQTQPQAQAQAQSQPHPQLQPQPQPQVQPQPQLQPHLRPSLPNQPTVPSAQPQPLPSSGHAVSGYQSYLQPQPLQQQPIPAHPASVSLPSGQIQGQVFPQPPLMRPPSQVPVLNQQQAQFQSQVQVSSMTTTQQQQFHPQAPQLSHPNQQHPVIHSNQQGLPQQYAQQQPFSNSAQGQLSHHNLVQQQSQLRPQGPPPMMQQSFNAYPQLQQNVANAPGVQSQQPHNYVGRPLMPHQGAPSQPQPFQQSSSGFISGAQIRHGQFGPYQQSPNQNYANKTNNQLLTASDQQILQSGMTSTSGVLLRQGDGVSDKTNVVFEAGLPSQNDAEKVANASRVDSVEMKPLKSDVGISYEQDAARESTENSRKSESLVRDAGSELHGGIDGSGQPLTKLPLKEERIGYSLEHSSDVKSNEVAKQRDTIGDVRTDDVEPHKDQKAIFVKAGDESLQASTGPVNQQKSAGPPILQSGPPVGPPSRTQLPGYPAMPGRPQGSGLLPQPRQPLNSNEQFQSPLLRQPHDVLPGGIPALGSTATFGRAPVPFGPPQGPALTALPPGSADPRGGIMGRAPQHGPAETEMLPKQRQSHFDGEHTKIPGSFERGPLGHPSGVEPNALRMNGKLGLEESSLGSQDDRFKALPGEHLNPFTREPTWPRDLGSRPLDRAPHGLNYDARPTLDSAGGGPASRMLPPFHPSGGPGMARHDVEHLVPRSPDREYLGMKAHSHGEGSRRNLPLDPQGNPILETRFLPLPGYQQRGDHEGPEALRYGEHRVPGPQDHIRRTDLFGQDIRPSHFRRGELLGPGNSTSNFGPFPGHAQMGEISGPTNLPHNFQYGEPFAGDKPGGQQLGEPGSRGSFSLQGFPSDGPYAGNMSTFDNSRKRKNMSMGWCRICKVDCETVEGLDRHSQSREHQKMSLDMVMSIKLQNKKKFKASNDRGGRELGNKKRNIGQEGRGKKP